A portion of the Rhodococcus pseudokoreensis genome contains these proteins:
- a CDS encoding NAD(P)/FAD-dependent oxidoreductase, whose translation MTHESAGEPTRIVVVGSGFAGFECARALARRLRGTDARVIMISPHDYMLYTPLLPEVAGGILDARFVTVPLSDALPGVELVTGRVDAVDFEARTVHVTDCEQGVEQVAWDRVVLTPGSVTRLFDIPGLAEHARGLKTPAEALYFRDQLLTQIELAERDTDPRVADARRTVVVVGASYAGTELTAQLRALADEAASRRNLDPAKIRFLLLDAADKVMPEVGEKLGDKVLEVLRSRGIDVRLETTLTELGPEHVTLDDGTVIPTRTVAWVTGVTASPLVDTLGLPTEKGRLTVRPDLSVDGHPDVFAGGDAAAVPDPKNSGSITPPTAQHAVRQGQALARNVAASLGVGDAKPYTHRDMGLVVDLGPGFAVANPFGIRLSGFLAKVVTRAYHLYAMPNAANRWAVALAYLTDLIFPRPLVSIGLVTDSESRFEVGAEIGAQT comes from the coding sequence ATGACCCACGAATCAGCTGGAGAGCCGACTCGCATCGTCGTCGTGGGCAGCGGCTTCGCCGGATTCGAATGCGCCCGCGCTCTGGCGCGGCGCCTCCGGGGGACCGATGCCCGCGTCATCATGATCTCGCCCCACGACTACATGCTCTACACACCGCTCCTGCCGGAGGTGGCGGGCGGAATCCTGGACGCCCGGTTCGTCACCGTGCCACTGTCCGACGCGCTCCCGGGCGTCGAACTGGTGACGGGCAGGGTCGACGCCGTCGACTTCGAGGCCCGCACCGTGCACGTCACCGACTGCGAGCAGGGTGTCGAGCAGGTGGCCTGGGACCGGGTGGTGCTCACCCCCGGATCGGTGACCCGGCTCTTCGACATTCCCGGACTCGCCGAGCATGCCAGGGGACTGAAGACGCCTGCCGAGGCGCTGTACTTCCGCGACCAGTTGCTTACCCAGATCGAACTCGCCGAGCGGGACACCGACCCCCGGGTCGCCGACGCCCGCCGGACGGTCGTCGTGGTCGGTGCGTCCTACGCGGGCACGGAACTCACGGCCCAACTCCGCGCCCTGGCCGATGAAGCAGCCTCCCGCCGCAACCTCGATCCCGCGAAGATCCGGTTCCTGCTGCTCGATGCCGCCGACAAGGTGATGCCCGAGGTGGGGGAGAAACTGGGTGACAAGGTGCTCGAGGTGCTGCGCTCCCGCGGCATCGACGTGCGACTTGAGACCACCCTGACGGAACTCGGACCCGAACACGTCACCCTCGACGACGGAACCGTGATTCCCACCCGCACGGTCGCCTGGGTGACGGGGGTGACCGCAAGCCCCCTCGTCGACACCCTCGGATTACCCACCGAGAAGGGCAGATTGACGGTGCGCCCCGACCTCTCGGTCGACGGGCATCCCGACGTGTTCGCGGGTGGCGACGCCGCGGCCGTTCCCGATCCGAAGAACAGCGGATCGATCACCCCGCCCACCGCACAGCACGCCGTCCGGCAGGGGCAGGCCCTCGCCCGCAACGTGGCGGCGAGCCTCGGCGTCGGAGACGCGAAACCGTACACCCATCGCGACATGGGTCTCGTCGTAGATCTGGGCCCGGGCTTCGCGGTTGCGAACCCCTTCGGCATCCGGCTGTCGGGGTTCCTCGCGAAGGTGGTCACCCGGGCATATCACCTCTATGCCATGCCGAACGCCGCCAATCGCTGGGCGGTCGCGCTCGCCTACCTCACCGACCTGATCTTCCCGCGCCCACTCGTGTCGATCGGGCTGGTCACCGATTCGGAATCACGATTCGAAGTTGGTGCGGAAATCGGAGCGCAGACCTGA
- the phoU gene encoding phosphate signaling complex protein PhoU codes for MRTRFAENLDSLSGDLAAMCRLSVTAMSEASDALLQADLELAEHVIDVSGELDDAAAHWEKRAFALLALQAPVAHDLRFMVGGLHISADLHRMGGLAVHIAKIARRRHPDHVVPDEVRNVFTEMGTVAVAQARETEQVLQHRDPERARGLLTADEAMDDLHRSLFTITQAEDWPHGVQSAVDITLLGRFYERFCDHTVEIGRRVIFLETGSLPEQ; via the coding sequence ATGCGTACTCGATTCGCGGAGAATCTCGACAGTCTGTCCGGCGATCTCGCCGCGATGTGCCGGCTGTCCGTCACCGCGATGTCGGAGGCGAGCGACGCACTGCTGCAGGCAGACCTCGAGCTCGCCGAGCACGTCATCGACGTGAGCGGCGAGCTCGACGATGCCGCGGCGCACTGGGAGAAACGCGCGTTCGCGCTCCTGGCGCTGCAGGCGCCGGTAGCCCACGATCTCCGATTCATGGTCGGCGGTCTCCACATCTCCGCGGATCTGCACAGGATGGGCGGCCTCGCGGTCCACATCGCGAAGATCGCCCGCCGGCGGCACCCCGACCACGTCGTCCCCGACGAGGTCCGGAACGTGTTCACCGAGATGGGCACCGTCGCCGTCGCGCAGGCGAGGGAGACCGAGCAGGTGCTGCAGCACCGCGACCCCGAGCGCGCTCGCGGATTGCTGACGGCGGACGAGGCAATGGACGACCTGCACCGCAGCCTGTTCACGATCACCCAGGCGGAGGACTGGCCGCACGGTGTCCAGTCGGCCGTCGACATCACCCTGCTCGGTCGCTTCTACGAGCGGTTCTGCGACCACACGGTGGAGATCGGCAGGCGTGTCATCTTCCTGGAGACCGGCAGTCTGCCCGAACAGTGA
- a CDS encoding NYN domain-containing protein: protein MTDDGTALIVVDAANVVGSRPDGWWRDRAGAARRLLVQLGALEQHLDRPAEVVVVIEGAAKAAVAGEPDPEFDGLRVVAAHGSGDDAIVDVVAAAAEDSDRPITVVTADRGLRARVEALGARTVGPRWLFARIDAEHS, encoded by the coding sequence GTGACCGACGACGGGACTGCGCTGATCGTGGTGGATGCGGCGAACGTCGTCGGTTCGCGGCCCGACGGCTGGTGGCGTGATCGGGCCGGTGCGGCGCGCCGATTGCTCGTTCAACTGGGCGCCCTGGAACAGCATCTGGACCGGCCGGCCGAGGTGGTGGTCGTGATCGAGGGTGCGGCGAAGGCCGCGGTCGCCGGGGAGCCGGATCCGGAATTCGACGGTCTGCGGGTGGTGGCGGCACACGGTTCGGGCGACGACGCGATCGTCGACGTGGTTGCCGCGGCGGCCGAAGACAGCGACCGGCCGATCACCGTCGTCACCGCGGACCGTGGGCTCCGGGCCCGAGTCGAGGCGCTGGGGGCTCGGACGGTCGGTCCGCGGTGGCTCTTTGCGCGCATCGACGCCGAGCATTCCTGA
- a CDS encoding acyl-CoA dehydrogenase family protein — translation MSTDVSHDSSPTHAAVRAIIRSGDAELPLPGGGSTAARWAQLTEWCRRDLSVGRLLEAHADADAILAEIDGTRAGRDEWWGVWASEPPHPILDAAHDASGWRLRGTKAWCSGASMCTHALVTARVDGQPRLFAVDLREPGVTPGRGGWRNPGMAATDTEAVTFDGVPARVVGAADRYLDRAGFWHGGIGVAACWFGGALAAAEPLRARARGGRADSHQLAHLGAIDVAVSATRWALASAATEVDSGPLDRRSAQVRAFRVRGLVERTASEVIDRVGRALGAAPLASDADHARNVADLLVYIRQSHAERDLATLGDLVAGED, via the coding sequence ATGAGCACCGACGTCAGCCACGACAGCAGCCCCACCCACGCCGCCGTGCGGGCGATCATCCGCTCGGGCGACGCGGAACTGCCGCTGCCCGGCGGCGGGTCCACCGCGGCCCGGTGGGCGCAACTCACGGAATGGTGCCGCCGCGACCTCTCGGTCGGCCGGCTGCTCGAGGCACACGCCGACGCGGACGCGATCCTCGCCGAGATCGACGGCACCCGCGCAGGCCGGGACGAGTGGTGGGGAGTCTGGGCCAGCGAGCCACCGCACCCGATCCTGGACGCTGCCCACGACGCGAGTGGATGGCGTCTTCGGGGAACGAAGGCGTGGTGCTCCGGGGCGTCGATGTGCACGCACGCCCTGGTCACGGCGCGCGTCGACGGGCAACCCCGGCTGTTTGCCGTCGATCTGCGGGAACCCGGGGTCACGCCGGGACGCGGGGGCTGGCGCAACCCGGGGATGGCGGCGACCGACACCGAGGCGGTGACGTTCGACGGCGTTCCCGCGCGAGTTGTCGGCGCCGCGGACCGGTACCTCGACCGAGCGGGGTTCTGGCACGGCGGCATCGGGGTGGCGGCGTGCTGGTTCGGCGGCGCGCTCGCCGCCGCGGAACCGCTGCGGGCACGCGCACGCGGCGGCCGGGCGGACAGTCACCAACTCGCGCACCTCGGTGCGATCGACGTCGCCGTCAGCGCGACTCGATGGGCACTCGCCTCCGCGGCCACGGAGGTGGACTCGGGTCCGCTCGATCGAAGGTCCGCCCAGGTGCGGGCGTTCCGGGTGAGGGGCCTCGTCGAGCGCACCGCGAGCGAGGTGATCGACCGCGTCGGCCGCGCACTGGGCGCCGCGCCGCTCGCGAGCGACGCGGACCACGCCCGCAACGTCGCGGACCTGCTCGTCTACATCCGGCAGTCCCACGCCGAGCGCGATCTCGCGACACTCGGCGACCTCGTCGCAGGGGAGGACTGA
- a CDS encoding FAD binding domain-containing protein yields MIPFEYERATDVDSAVATVTADPRAAFLAGGTNLVDHMKLGVAGPHLLVDVSRLPLDDVETLPGGGLRIGAAVRNSDLAAHDVVRARYPMLSRALLSGASGQLRNLATTAGNLLQRTRCVYFQDVTTPCNKREPGTGCSALGGYVRYHAILGASEHCVAVHPSDMAVAMTALDAVVLVRDTGGERRIPLREFFRLPGDRPDRDTVLRHGDLVTAVELPPPPAGNRSAYRKVRDRASFAFAVVSVAAELTIEDASITSARVALGGVAHRPWRATRAEEVLLGSPPTEDAFTAAAESELAAAQPLPGNEFKVYLTRRVLVSVLRSLAEEARR; encoded by the coding sequence GTGATTCCCTTCGAGTACGAGCGGGCCACCGACGTCGACAGCGCCGTCGCCACCGTCACGGCCGATCCGCGGGCGGCGTTCCTCGCCGGTGGCACCAACCTCGTCGACCACATGAAACTCGGGGTGGCGGGGCCGCATCTCCTCGTCGATGTGAGCCGCCTCCCCCTCGACGACGTCGAGACGCTTCCCGGCGGTGGGCTCCGGATCGGGGCCGCCGTCCGCAACAGCGACCTCGCCGCGCACGACGTGGTGCGGGCCCGGTACCCAATGTTGTCGCGCGCGCTCCTCTCCGGCGCGTCGGGACAGCTGCGCAACCTCGCGACGACCGCGGGGAACCTGCTTCAGCGGACCCGCTGCGTGTATTTCCAGGACGTCACGACGCCGTGCAACAAACGCGAACCCGGCACCGGGTGTTCCGCGCTCGGTGGTTACGTCCGCTACCACGCCATTCTCGGCGCATCGGAGCACTGCGTCGCCGTGCATCCGTCCGACATGGCCGTCGCGATGACGGCTCTCGACGCGGTCGTGCTGGTGCGCGATACCGGCGGGGAGCGGCGGATCCCGCTCCGCGAGTTCTTCCGGCTGCCCGGCGACCGGCCCGACCGCGACACCGTCCTCCGGCACGGCGACCTCGTGACCGCCGTGGAGTTGCCCCCGCCGCCCGCCGGGAACCGCTCGGCGTACCGGAAGGTGCGGGACCGGGCGTCGTTCGCGTTCGCCGTGGTGTCGGTGGCTGCCGAACTGACGATCGAGGACGCGTCGATCACGTCGGCGCGGGTCGCGCTCGGTGGGGTCGCGCACCGGCCGTGGCGCGCCACACGCGCCGAGGAGGTCCTGCTCGGGTCGCCGCCCACGGAGGACGCGTTCACCGCGGCGGCCGAGTCGGAACTCGCCGCCGCACAGCCGCTTCCGGGGAACGAGTTCAAGGTCTACCTGACCCGCCGGGTACTCGTGTCGGTACTCCGGTCACTCGCCGAGGAGGCGCGCCGATGA
- a CDS encoding glycosyltransferase, producing MRVEHITVVVPAHDEEALLPRCLDGVRTAAQAVPVPVTIVAVLDGCTDGSEAVARAADVDVVVLGARNVGAARRAGFDSVAPRPHEWFATTDADSLVPAHWLSSHLQHASRGAQLVAGTVTVTDWSGWPDHVRSRYGSAYRSGAAHGHVHGASLGFSADLYRAVGGFAALPAHEDADLVQRMVDHGAHVVWSIDAPVETSARSDARAPQGFATYLEGLQDR from the coding sequence ATGCGCGTCGAACACATCACGGTAGTCGTGCCCGCCCACGACGAGGAGGCGCTGCTGCCGCGCTGCCTCGACGGGGTGCGGACCGCCGCGCAGGCTGTGCCGGTGCCGGTCACGATCGTCGCGGTGCTCGACGGGTGCACCGACGGCAGCGAGGCCGTCGCCCGCGCGGCGGACGTCGACGTCGTCGTGCTGGGTGCACGGAACGTCGGCGCCGCCCGGCGTGCGGGTTTCGACTCGGTCGCCCCGCGCCCGCACGAGTGGTTCGCCACGACGGACGCGGATTCGCTCGTCCCCGCGCACTGGCTGTCGTCCCACCTGCAGCACGCCAGTCGCGGCGCGCAGTTGGTGGCGGGCACGGTGACGGTCACCGACTGGTCGGGGTGGCCCGACCACGTCCGGTCGCGGTACGGCAGCGCATACCGCTCCGGCGCCGCCCACGGGCACGTGCACGGCGCGTCCCTCGGATTCTCCGCGGATCTGTATCGGGCGGTGGGCGGGTTCGCCGCCCTGCCCGCGCACGAGGACGCGGACCTCGTGCAGCGGATGGTCGACCACGGAGCGCACGTGGTGTGGAGCATCGACGCGCCGGTGGAGACGTCGGCGCGGTCCGACGCCCGCGCGCCGCAGGGCTTCGCCACCTACCTGGAGGGACTGCAGGACCGATGA
- a CDS encoding DUF4235 domain-containing protein, translating into MSAASKAMYKPLALAASVAGGLAASAVFGQVWKRVAGESEAPDPKDLSRSTREVLIAAAVQGIVFGLVKAAVDRAGAQGYRKLAHADPR; encoded by the coding sequence ATGAGCGCCGCATCGAAGGCGATGTACAAACCGTTGGCGCTTGCTGCGAGTGTCGCCGGTGGGCTGGCGGCGAGTGCCGTGTTCGGTCAGGTGTGGAAGCGTGTCGCAGGCGAATCCGAGGCTCCCGACCCCAAGGATCTGTCCCGCAGCACCCGCGAGGTGCTGATCGCGGCCGCCGTGCAGGGCATCGTCTTCGGCCTGGTCAAGGCGGCGGTCGACCGGGCGGGTGCCCAGGGGTACCGGAAGCTGGCCCACGCCGACCCCAGGTAG
- a CDS encoding SRPBCC family protein encodes MVVIEAHRDTSASASDVWSVLANGWLYPSWVVGASRMRAVSADWPAVGSRLHHSVGAWPALIDDSTEVLFSEENRELRLLAQVTPTKAIVRLRLEPRGSGCHLQMSEVAASAPLTWVPRMAQDLAVLPRNLECLRRLSFLAERNTKP; translated from the coding sequence GTGGTCGTCATCGAGGCACATCGCGACACGTCGGCTTCGGCTTCGGATGTGTGGTCCGTTCTCGCCAACGGGTGGCTGTACCCGTCGTGGGTGGTCGGGGCGTCACGGATGCGTGCCGTGTCCGCCGACTGGCCGGCGGTGGGAAGCCGTCTGCACCATTCCGTCGGCGCCTGGCCCGCACTCATCGACGATTCCACCGAGGTGCTTTTCTCCGAGGAGAACCGTGAACTCCGGCTGCTGGCTCAGGTGACCCCCACCAAAGCGATTGTGCGTCTTCGGCTGGAGCCGCGTGGATCCGGTTGCCACCTCCAGATGTCGGAGGTGGCGGCCTCCGCTCCGTTGACCTGGGTTCCGCGGATGGCACAGGACCTCGCGGTGCTCCCGCGCAATCTCGAATGCCTGCGCCGGCTTTCGTTCCTCGCCGAGCGAAACACGAAACCCTGA
- a CDS encoding PIG-L deacetylase family protein encodes MDTATRFRETPVAGRGTPEDVWQPWLASVRCPPIPLAECDHMVVVAPHPDDEVLGVGALMATAVTAGVPVQVVAVTDGAASHPQSPTLSPATLAAARIAESKRATALLGVGEPLRLGLPDGGVSAHERELTTRLVDVLTATSRAGEPVWVLATWRGDGHPDHEATGRAAAQACSITGHRLVEYPVWMWHWARPADASVPWKRMRALAPTPDILARKRRAVDEFRTQICPLSEDPRDAAILPPWVLARLMRTTERVLW; translated from the coding sequence GTGGACACCGCCACCAGATTCCGGGAGACACCCGTGGCCGGCCGGGGCACCCCGGAGGACGTGTGGCAGCCGTGGCTGGCCTCCGTCCGGTGTCCGCCCATACCGCTCGCGGAATGCGACCACATGGTCGTCGTCGCGCCGCACCCCGACGACGAGGTACTCGGGGTGGGCGCGCTGATGGCCACCGCAGTGACCGCCGGCGTTCCCGTCCAGGTCGTCGCGGTCACCGACGGCGCGGCGTCGCATCCGCAGTCGCCGACCCTGTCGCCCGCTACGCTGGCGGCCGCGCGGATCGCCGAATCAAAACGCGCGACAGCACTGTTGGGCGTCGGCGAGCCACTCCGACTCGGATTGCCGGACGGCGGTGTGAGCGCGCACGAACGGGAACTCACCACCCGCCTCGTCGACGTTCTCACCGCGACCTCCCGGGCCGGGGAGCCGGTGTGGGTCCTCGCCACTTGGCGGGGCGACGGTCATCCTGATCACGAAGCCACCGGAAGGGCTGCGGCGCAGGCATGTTCGATCACCGGCCACCGTCTGGTGGAGTACCCCGTCTGGATGTGGCACTGGGCCCGGCCGGCCGATGCATCGGTGCCGTGGAAGCGGATGCGTGCACTGGCACCGACGCCCGACATATTGGCGCGCAAACGCCGGGCCGTCGACGAATTCCGCACCCAGATCTGCCCACTGTCCGAGGACCCGCGGGACGCCGCGATCCTCCCGCCATGGGTGCTGGCGCGACTGATGCGGACTACGGAACGGGTGCTGTGGTGA
- a CDS encoding class I SAM-dependent DNA methyltransferase has product MVSAMDPGYFESMYAESVDPWGFDERWYERRKYALTLAALPRPHYRRAFEPGCSIGVLTAQLARRCDRLVATDVVPRALASARDRMQREGLADRVDLGQASLLAPWPAGTFDLVVLSEVLYYLTPADLGTVLTRAVDSLEEGGTLVAVHWQHPVPEYPQTGRAVHDSVAALDGLQRVGSYRDADFHLDVYTRGATPSVAAAEGLS; this is encoded by the coding sequence GTGGTGAGCGCGATGGATCCCGGCTACTTCGAGTCGATGTACGCGGAATCGGTGGACCCGTGGGGATTCGACGAACGGTGGTACGAGCGCCGCAAGTACGCGCTCACGCTCGCCGCGCTGCCCCGTCCGCACTATCGGCGGGCGTTCGAACCGGGATGCTCGATCGGGGTATTGACGGCGCAGTTGGCGCGACGGTGCGACAGGCTCGTCGCAACGGACGTGGTGCCGCGTGCCCTGGCGAGCGCACGGGACCGCATGCAGCGTGAGGGACTGGCCGACCGCGTAGACCTGGGACAGGCATCGCTACTCGCCCCGTGGCCCGCAGGCACCTTCGACCTCGTCGTGCTCAGCGAGGTGCTGTACTACCTGACGCCCGCAGACCTGGGCACCGTACTGACGCGGGCCGTCGACTCGCTGGAGGAGGGCGGCACCCTTGTGGCCGTCCACTGGCAGCATCCCGTGCCCGAATATCCGCAGACCGGCCGGGCGGTGCATGATTCGGTCGCGGCGCTCGATGGTCTCCAGCGCGTCGGGTCGTACCGCGATGCGGACTTCCATCTCGACGTCTACACCCGGGGTGCGACGCCGTCGGTCGCGGCGGCGGAAGGGCTGAGCTGA
- a CDS encoding magnesium transporter CorA family protein — protein MDVRFISDDGVRSCAATELTELLDRPDGLVWVDIPTWDDQAHETLTTVFGFHPLAVGDSMNRNQVPKVHRYVDHFFVVLHAPQSGAHGHVHYVELDQFIGARYLVTVHGPVNPAIDPSTAMVEVKVVLGRLESGKLRPGTAYELSFALLAALTARMRAYTAELTKDVWKLEQQVTGGHLGDPETFLDEMFRVRHGLLTVGTMAALSGEVYGRMVTIEAFGTGKGRDLLLDAVDQFQHLTVMARGQKDYLQGTIEFYQARTNTKMTVAAERLAVIAAVTLPITALSSIIGMNVIVNERTQWLSVAVIVLVMLAMSGALLVWAKRKGWF, from the coding sequence ATGGACGTCCGCTTCATCTCCGACGACGGTGTGCGTTCGTGTGCGGCGACCGAATTGACAGAGTTGCTCGACCGGCCCGACGGACTGGTCTGGGTGGACATCCCGACCTGGGACGATCAGGCGCACGAGACGTTGACGACCGTTTTCGGTTTTCATCCCCTCGCCGTCGGGGATTCGATGAACCGCAATCAGGTGCCGAAGGTGCACCGGTATGTGGACCACTTCTTCGTGGTTCTGCACGCGCCGCAGTCGGGAGCCCACGGGCATGTGCACTACGTCGAACTGGACCAGTTCATCGGTGCCCGCTACCTGGTGACAGTGCATGGCCCCGTGAATCCGGCGATCGATCCCTCGACGGCGATGGTCGAGGTGAAGGTGGTGCTCGGCAGGCTGGAGTCGGGCAAGTTGCGGCCCGGCACGGCATACGAGTTGTCGTTCGCGCTTCTCGCCGCGTTGACGGCACGGATGCGGGCCTACACCGCCGAACTGACCAAGGATGTGTGGAAGCTCGAGCAGCAGGTCACCGGCGGGCACCTCGGTGATCCGGAGACCTTTCTCGACGAGATGTTCCGGGTCCGGCACGGTCTGCTCACGGTCGGCACCATGGCCGCGTTGAGCGGGGAGGTGTACGGCAGGATGGTCACCATCGAGGCATTCGGTACCGGTAAGGGCCGGGACCTCCTGCTCGATGCGGTCGATCAGTTCCAGCATCTGACCGTGATGGCCAGGGGGCAGAAGGATTACCTGCAGGGCACGATCGAGTTCTATCAGGCGCGCACCAACACCAAGATGACCGTCGCCGCCGAGCGACTCGCCGTCATCGCGGCCGTCACGCTGCCGATCACCGCCCTGTCGTCGATCATCGGGATGAACGTGATCGTGAACGAACGGACGCAGTGGCTCTCCGTCGCCGTGATCGTGCTCGTCATGCTCGCAATGTCCGGGGCTCTCCTCGTCTGGGCGAAGCGCAAAGGCTGGTTCTGA
- a CDS encoding 2Fe-2S iron-sulfur cluster-binding protein — protein MNAADSPRYRKIVLTVDGEERTLDVDTRTTLLDALRDHLGVTAPKKGCDHGQCGSCTVLLDGRRATSCLTFAVAHDGARVVTAHGLADGDVLHSVQQAFVEQDGLQCGYCTPGQICSAIGMFDEFLALQPSAVTENLTAPPELTDDEIRERMSGNLCRCGAYPNILAAIRQAAEA, from the coding sequence ATGAATGCCGCGGACAGCCCCCGCTACCGGAAGATCGTGCTCACCGTCGACGGCGAGGAGCGGACCCTCGACGTGGACACCCGCACCACCCTGCTCGACGCACTCCGCGACCACCTGGGGGTGACCGCGCCGAAGAAGGGCTGCGACCACGGCCAGTGCGGTTCGTGCACCGTCCTCCTCGACGGCAGGCGCGCCACGTCCTGCCTGACGTTCGCCGTCGCCCACGACGGTGCCCGCGTCGTCACCGCGCACGGACTGGCGGACGGCGACGTGCTGCATTCCGTTCAGCAGGCGTTCGTCGAACAGGACGGACTGCAGTGCGGCTACTGCACGCCCGGTCAGATCTGTTCGGCGATCGGGATGTTCGACGAGTTCCTGGCCCTGCAGCCGAGTGCCGTCACCGAGAACCTGACCGCTCCGCCCGAACTCACCGACGACGAGATCCGGGAACGGATGAGCGGAAACCTCTGCCGGTGCGGCGCCTACCCGAACATCCTCGCGGCGATCCGGCAGGCGGCGGAGGCGTGA
- a CDS encoding phytoene desaturase family protein, with protein MTVQTVDAVVIGAGPNGLAATATLAAAGWDVVLLEQQPEPGGAVRSAELFPGFRTDLFSAFYPLAAVSPAIRHLDLGGVGLRWSQAPASVGHPRHPDDDDAPMIRRDPADTAADLERRQPGDGQAWLRLFEQWKDVKEPFLDTLFRPFPPIRGPRRLLSQLGTAEALRFVRFLMLPARRMTHELFDGDAARVLLLGNAMHADTPVDAPGSGVMGYLLTMLAQDDGYVVPVGGAGALSAAMAERARRDGAQVRCGEEVTSIEVGGGAATHVRTAGGDRYLARRAVLADVSAPALYGRLLDSSVVPAGVRADLEKFEWDTPVVKVNYALDRKIPWRSRNLESAGTVHLGADDDGLVRWMADLTTGVVPERPFLLFGQMTTSDRSRSPEGTESAWAYTHLPRGITDDESAELLAHRVDAVLESHAPGFAERVVGRNVQRPGDLEASNANLHGGAVNGGTAQLYQQLVFRPTPGSSGPYTSIDRLYLASSATHPGGGVHGMCGYNAAHAALADQGRWGWARKKVRGRILDLVATPDAQRSPRHR; from the coding sequence GTGACCGTGCAGACAGTCGACGCCGTCGTCATCGGGGCCGGGCCCAACGGGCTGGCCGCGACGGCCACCCTCGCCGCGGCCGGCTGGGACGTCGTGCTCCTCGAACAGCAACCCGAGCCGGGTGGCGCGGTGCGGTCGGCGGAACTCTTCCCGGGTTTCCGCACCGACCTGTTCAGCGCGTTCTATCCACTCGCGGCGGTGTCTCCCGCGATCCGGCACCTCGACCTCGGGGGAGTGGGACTGCGATGGAGTCAGGCCCCCGCCTCAGTCGGGCACCCCCGGCACCCGGACGACGACGACGCCCCGATGATCCGCCGGGATCCGGCCGACACCGCGGCCGACCTCGAGCGCAGGCAACCGGGGGACGGGCAGGCGTGGCTCCGGCTCTTCGAGCAGTGGAAGGACGTCAAGGAACCGTTCCTCGACACGCTGTTCCGTCCGTTCCCGCCCATTCGGGGACCCCGACGCCTGCTGTCCCAGCTCGGCACCGCGGAGGCCCTGCGGTTCGTGCGCTTCCTCATGCTGCCGGCGCGCCGGATGACGCACGAATTGTTCGACGGCGACGCTGCGCGAGTGTTGTTGCTGGGTAACGCAATGCACGCCGACACTCCCGTCGACGCGCCGGGAAGCGGCGTCATGGGATATCTCCTGACCATGCTCGCGCAGGACGACGGATACGTCGTCCCGGTCGGTGGCGCCGGCGCACTCTCGGCCGCGATGGCGGAGCGGGCGAGACGAGACGGCGCACAGGTCCGCTGCGGCGAGGAGGTGACCTCGATCGAGGTCGGTGGGGGAGCGGCCACCCACGTTCGGACGGCGGGCGGTGACCGCTACCTGGCCCGACGCGCCGTGCTCGCCGACGTGTCGGCGCCGGCACTGTACGGACGGCTGCTGGATTCCTCGGTGGTGCCCGCAGGTGTGCGCGCCGACCTCGAGAAGTTCGAATGGGACACCCCCGTCGTGAAGGTGAACTACGCACTCGACCGCAAGATTCCGTGGAGGTCCCGGAACCTCGAATCCGCCGGAACGGTGCATCTGGGCGCCGACGACGACGGGCTGGTCCGCTGGATGGCAGATCTGACGACGGGGGTCGTCCCGGAACGCCCGTTCCTGCTGTTCGGCCAGATGACGACGTCGGATCGCAGTCGCTCCCCGGAAGGAACCGAAAGCGCCTGGGCCTATACACATCTGCCGCGGGGGATCACCGACGACGAATCTGCGGAGTTGCTGGCGCACCGAGTGGATGCGGTGCTCGAATCGCACGCGCCCGGCTTCGCGGAGCGCGTGGTCGGCCGCAACGTGCAGCGCCCCGGCGACCTCGAGGCGAGCAACGCGAACCTGCACGGCGGTGCCGTCAACGGCGGCACCGCCCAGTTGTATCAGCAACTCGTCTTCCGTCCGACCCCTGGTTCGTCCGGGCCCTACACCTCGATCGACCGGCTGTACCTGGCCAGTTCCGCAACCCATCCGGGCGGCGGTGTCCACGGGATGTGCGGGTACAACGCAGCCCACGCGGCCCTGGCCGACCAGGGACGGTGGGGATGGGCGCGGAAGAAGGTCCGTGGTCGCATCCTCGACCTCGTGGCCACCCCCGACGCACAGCGATCGCCGCGACACCGCTGA